In Heteronotia binoei isolate CCM8104 ecotype False Entrance Well chromosome 4, APGP_CSIRO_Hbin_v1, whole genome shotgun sequence, a genomic segment contains:
- the CENPK gene encoding centromere protein K, whose product MSLPQQDLTLEDAKEQLLEECEEIWKHVEECHNKVTFQEIETLPATDPKLSLLLHRVKSLTAEFNQWQKRTPETISTNPDVLVALGKDQLQRLKHDLEMILSTVHAKNKKLKEDLLREQQWLTEQQQLIDCLDQTEKDMSNQVVQFSEKRTLQELKSKMLKIKTYKEELLNALGEFLEKHFPLPGDDGIKKRKTSSSGKQDVQLITLHEILESLINQLINKPHDPYVRIRKSFWLPYIELLLRYGIALRHSEDPSRIRLEDFHQ is encoded by the exons ATGTCTCTGCCTCAGCAAGATCTGACTTTAGAAGATGCCAAAGAACAACTCTTAGAAGAGTGTGAAGAAATATGGAAACATGTGGAAGAG TGCCACAACAAAGTAACATTTCAAGAAATAGAAACTCTACCAGCTACTGATCCCAAG CTCTCTTTGCTACTGCACCGAGTGAAGAGTTTAACAGCCGAGTTTAACCAGTGGCAGAAAAGAACACCAGAAA CAATTTCCACTAATCCAGATGTTCTGGTAGCACTAGGAAAAGACCAG TTGCAGAGATTAAAACATGATCTTGAAATGATTTTATCAACTGTCCATGCAAAGAACAAAAAGCTGAAGGAAGACTTGCTAAG GGAACAGCAATGGTTGACAGAACAACAGCAGCTGATAGATTGCCTTGATCAAACAGAGAAAGATATGAGCAATCAAGTTGTACAGTTTTCTGAGAAAAG AACCTTGCAAGAACTGAAGAGTAAAATGCTGAAAATAAAAACCTATAAGGAAGAGCTCTTGAATGCCCTTGGGGAGTTCCTCGAaaaacatttccctctccctggAGATgatggaattaaaaaaagaaagaca AGTTCATCTGGAAAACAAGATGTACAACTGATAACATTACATGAGATTTTAGAG AGCCTTATCAATCAACTGATAAATAAACCACATGATCCGTATGTAAGAATAAGAAAGTCATTTTGGTTACCTTATATTGAACTTCTGCTGCGTTACGGGATTGCATTAAGACACTCTGAAGATCCAAGCAGAATACGTTTAGAAGATTTTCACCAATAA